GTGATCGCCCCGATCCAGGATCGCTTCCTCCCGGAGAAGGAGGTCCAGGACGTCAAGTCGCTCCGCGCCGACTACGAGAAGCTCCGCGCGACCTACGAGCTGCAGCGCGACATCCGGCTCAACATGACGCTCGACGAGATCCTCGAGCGCATCCTCGAGCGGACCTTCGAGTTCCTGAACTGCGATCGCGGCGTCGTGCTCATGACGGACGACTGCGGCGAGCTCAAGCCGCGCGCCTTCAAGATGAAGAAGCGCGAGGACAAGCTGGTCATCTCGTCGACGCTCGTCAACCAGGTGCGCAAGGAGAAGGCGGGCCTCCTGTCCTCGGACGCGCAGATGGACAACCGCTTCAAAGAGGCGAAGTCCATGATCATGCAGGGGATCCGGTCGTCCATGGCGGTGCCGATCCTGCACGGCGACGAGCTGCTCGGGATCATCATCATCGACTCGTCGGTCGCCGTGAACGCGTACTCGGAGAAGGACCTGCAGCTCCTGTCCAACATCGGGAACCAGGCCGCGCAGTTCATCAAGAACCTCGACATGGCCAAGAAGATCGAGAAGGACGCCGCCACCCGCGCCCGGTTCCAGCGGCTGCTCTCCCCGGACCTCGCGGAGATGGTCGTGTCGGGCGAGCTCAGCGTGGAGAAGGGCGGCGAGGCCCGGACCGCCACGGTGCTGTTCGCGGACATCCGCGGCTTCACCTCGATGAGCGAGAACATGGTCGCGGCCGACGTGCTGCAGATGCTCAACGAGTACTTCGAGGTGATGGTCGAGATCGCGTTCAAGCACGAGGGCACCGTGGACAAGTTCGTCGGCGACGAGATCATGGTGCTGTGGGGTGCACCCGTGATCCACCCCGACGACCCGTGCCGCGCCGTGCGGGCCGCGCTCGACATGCAGGCCGCGCTCGTCGAGTTCAACCACACGCGGGTGGCCGAGGGGTCGCCGGCCATCCAGATCGGGATCGGCATCAACACGGGCGAGCTCGTCGCGGGCTACATCGGCTCGACGCGCACGATGAGCTACTCGGTCATCGGCGACTCCGTGAACACGGCGGCGCGCCTCTGCTCCGCGGCCAAGGCCGGCCAGGTGATCATCGCCGGGTCGACCTACGATTACGTGAAGGACGAGTTCGACTTCGTCACGCTCGAGCCGGTCAAGGCCAAGGGCAAGTCGAAGCCGATCCCGATCTACAACGTCGTGGCGTGCAAGGATCTGAAGGACACGGACAAGACGCGCCCGCACGTCGTCCCCACCCAGCGCAAGCTGTAGCCCAGTCCCGTTCGACGCGGTCTACGACTCGGAGCTCCTCGACTGGGAGTGATCTCTCAGAACCGGTCCGAAGCGCGCCGCGAGATCTCGCGGGGAGCCGAGCTCCTGAAGCGAGCCGGCGTGTACGAGGCCGCGATCTCCGGCGAACGCAGCCTCGGGGAGGGCGGCGTCGATCCGCGCGACGAGCCGGAAGAACGCCTGCTTCGGCGAGGCCGACGGACCCTCGAGGAGCCCCGAGTACTTGAGGTGCGCGGCGTCGACGATCACGACCCTGGCCGCCTCGACCGGCGCGCTCGGCGCGACCGCAAACGCCAGGACGACCGACTTTGCTGCGGGGAGCGGCGTCACGGACATCGTGCCGGCGGTCCAGGCCCGGACGTCCGCGGCCGCGATCTGCAGCGCCCCGCCTGTCCGGAGCTCGAAGCGCAGCGCGGTACGGTCGAACCCCGAGAGCGCGGCCTCGATCGTCTCGAGCTTCGGCTCTCGTGCGGGCGAAGGTGACGCGACCACCCCGGGGCGGAACGCGACGAGGGGCATCTCCTCGGGATTGATCTTCGTCACGGGCTGTCGGTGGAGCACGCGCTCTTCGAACCGGAGCTTCTTCAGGGCGAACGCGATCGCCGCGCCGAATGCGAAGCCGGAGATCCACTGCACGTAGGACATCCCGCCGAGGGAGAGCCCCAAACCCATCCCGAGAATCTGGACGCCGAGCTGTGTCACGAGCCACAGCAGCGGCATGATGTACGCCGGCGCCTCGAACGTGCCCACGCGCGGCTTGAGACCGAGCCAGACGAAGTAGGCGAAGTGGGCTTTCGCTCGCCCCGCGCAGACCACCATGGCGCCCATCAGGCCGGCGACGGCGCCCGAGGTCCCGAAGAGCGGTTCGTTGGGCTCCTGCACGGCAGCCCGGTAGACGAGCGCGCTCAGGACTCCGAAGAGGGCGAAGCATCCCACGAAGACCGGGCGCGACCACCGCTCCTCGAGCCTCACGCCGGCAATCCAGAGGAAGAACAGGGTGAGCAGCAGCTGCGCGACATGGAGCACGACCCGCGGGACGACTTCGACACCGGGCGCTTCCTCCACGGGCGCACGAGACTTTTCGACGACCTCGCCGCTCTCGTCGATGTGGAAGGGCTCGTCGCCGTGTCGCGAGACGGCGGGCGCCCGAGCCTGCGCGCGGGCTTCGTCGTCGGTTGTCGCGCCGATGGTCAGGAAGAACACGGCGATGCAGACGGCCATGAGCCCGAGCGTGGCGAAGGGCAGACCGCGGAGCGTCAGCTCGTCGTGGCCGATGGGGATGAGGAAGAACATGAAGGGCGCGAGGGGCGCCGATCAGTAGCCGGGGGTCGGAGGCGCCGGGGCCGGGGCCGGGGCCGGGGTCGGGGTCGACGGGTATCCGCCGCCGCCCGCCGGAGGAGCGCCGTAGCCGCCCGCCGGAGGAGCGCCGTAGCCGCCCGCCGGAGGAGCGCCGTAGCCGCCCGCCGGAGGAGCGCCGTAGCCGCCGGGTGCCGCGGGCTGGCCGAAGCCGCCGGGCGCCGCGGGCTGGCCGTAGCCGGGCTGAGGAGGAGCGCCGAAGCCGCCCGACATGTCGGGGGCCGGGGCCGCCTCGCCGGCTGCCTCGTGGACGATCGCCTCGGTGCACTTCGCGGGGCCTTTGCCCATCTGCTTCGGGCAGAAGTAGATGTGGGTCGAGACCGGCAGCCCGAGGAAGGTCGTCGTCCTGACGTACCACGCCTCGCCCGACAGGGTCGGATCGGTGTTCTGACCGGACGTGACGGCCTTGCAGCCGCTCAGGGCGAACAGGGCGGCGGTGACGAATGCGATTGTGAGTATTCTGGTCATGTTCGTCTCCGTTACTCCCTGTTCTGCTCTTCCACCGGCCAGCACTCGGGGTTGCCGTCCGTGGCGTCGCAGTTGACCATGTGCGTGCCGAAC
This portion of the Pseudomonadota bacterium genome encodes:
- a CDS encoding GAF domain-containing protein: MAKLVIFGTDGRREVELVEYNTVGRLPQNRVQVLDRIVSKEHCIILHEQQRGYVFRDLGSLNGSFVNKTRVVGEIPLHDGDEIVLGSTRCMFISEEVGATVAQKVVDMSEGALQSHIRSVIAPIQDRFLPEKEVQDVKSLRADYEKLRATYELQRDIRLNMTLDEILERILERTFEFLNCDRGVVLMTDDCGELKPRAFKMKKREDKLVISSTLVNQVRKEKAGLLSSDAQMDNRFKEAKSMIMQGIRSSMAVPILHGDELLGIIIIDSSVAVNAYSEKDLQLLSNIGNQAAQFIKNLDMAKKIEKDAATRARFQRLLSPDLAEMVVSGELSVEKGGEARTATVLFADIRGFTSMSENMVAADVLQMLNEYFEVMVEIAFKHEGTVDKFVGDEIMVLWGAPVIHPDDPCRAVRAALDMQAALVEFNHTRVAEGSPAIQIGIGINTGELVAGYIGSTRTMSYSVIGDSVNTAARLCSAAKAGQVIIAGSTYDYVKDEFDFVTLEPVKAKGKSKPIPIYNVVACKDLKDTDKTRPHVVPTQRKL
- a CDS encoding rhomboid family intramembrane serine protease: MFFLIPIGHDELTLRGLPFATLGLMAVCIAVFFLTIGATTDDEARAQARAPAVSRHGDEPFHIDESGEVVEKSRAPVEEAPGVEVVPRVVLHVAQLLLTLFFLWIAGVRLEERWSRPVFVGCFALFGVLSALVYRAAVQEPNEPLFGTSGAVAGLMGAMVVCAGRAKAHFAYFVWLGLKPRVGTFEAPAYIMPLLWLVTQLGVQILGMGLGLSLGGMSYVQWISGFAFGAAIAFALKKLRFEERVLHRQPVTKINPEEMPLVAFRPGVVASPSPAREPKLETIEAALSGFDRTALRFELRTGGALQIAAADVRAWTAGTMSVTPLPAAKSVVLAFAVAPSAPVEAARVVIVDAAHLKYSGLLEGPSASPKQAFFRLVARIDAALPEAAFAGDRGLVHAGSLQELGSPRDLAARFGPVLRDHSQSRSSES